From Carya illinoinensis cultivar Pawnee chromosome 5, C.illinoinensisPawnee_v1, whole genome shotgun sequence, one genomic window encodes:
- the LOC122310568 gene encoding serine/threonine-protein kinase PBL34-like: protein MGLGSENGKVETWEVGKSKVGKKKKKEVEETGEEEIGCWVRLRFLGSCISSRSKVDSSSSGTTANYAESKSTNDTSRDQPAAPIVSSSTTSNAESNSSTSKLEEELKVASRLRKFSFNDLKLATRNFRPESLLGEGGFGCVFKGWIEENGTAPVKPGTGLTVAVKTLNHDGLQGHKEWLAEVNFLGDLIHPNLVKLVGYCNEDDQRLLVYEFMPRGSLENHLFRRSLPLPWSIRMKIALGAAKGLAFLHEEAERPVIYRDFKTSNILLDADYNAKLSDFGLAKDGPEGDKTHVSTRVMGTYGYAAPEYVMTGHLTSRSDVYSFGVVLLEMLTGRRSMDKNRPNGEHNLVEWARPHLGERRRFYRLIDPRLEGHFSIKGAQKATQLAAHCLSRDPKVRPLMSEVVEALKPLPNLKDMASSSYYFQTMQADRIGSPNTRNGTRTQGGSFSRNGQQQRSLSMNGFHASPYHHQYPHQSPKPSVKP from the exons ATGGGATTGGGTAGTGAGAATGGAAAGGTGGAGACTTGGGAGGTGGGCAAATCCAAGgttgggaagaagaaaaagaaggaggtGGAAGAAACGGGAGAGGAGGAGATTGGGTGTTGGGTTAGGCTGAGGTTCCTTGGGAGCTGCATTTCTTCAAGATCCAAAGTCGATAGCTCAAGCAGTGGGACCACTGCTAATTATG CTGAAAGCAAATCAACGAATGATACAAGCAGAGACCAACCAGCAGCTCCAATAGTTTCTTCCTCTACCACAAGCAATGCAGAAAGTAATTCATCCACTTCCAAACTTGAAGAGGAGCTTAAAGTTGCTTCTCGTCTGCGGAAATTCTCATTTAATGATCTCAAGTTGGCAACAAGAAATTTTAGACCTGAGAGTCTTCTTGGTGAAGGTGGTTTTGGTTGTGTGTTCAAGGGGTGGATTGAAGAAAATGGAACTGCTCCTGTGAAACCTGGTACTGGGCTTACCGTTGCTGTTAAAACCCTCAACCATGATGGGCTTCAGGGTCATAAAGAATGGCTG GCTGAAGTAAATTTTCTTGGTGATCTTATTCATCCTAACCTGGTCAAACTTGTTGGTTATTGCAATGAAGATGACCAAAGGCTGCTAGTGTATGAATTCATGCCTCGAGGGAGCTTGGAAAACCATCTATTTAGAA GGTCCTTACCTCTCCCATGGTCCATTAGAATGAAAATTGCACTAGGTGCTGCTAAGGGTCTTGCTTTTCTTCATGAGGAAGCAGAAAGGCCTGTTATATATCGTGATTTTAAAACCTCCAACATCCTTTTAGATGCA GACTACAATGCGAAGCTATCTGATTTTGGACTCGCCAAAGATGGTCCTGAGGGAGACAAAACGCATGTTTCTACCCGTGTGATGGGAACCTATGGTTACGCAGCCCCAGAATATGTCATGACAG GACATCTTACTTCAAGGAGTGATGTGTACAGCTTTGGTGTGGTTTTACTTGAAATGCTGACTGGCAGAAGATCCATGGACAAAAACCGACCAAACGGAGAACATAATCTTGTGGAATGGGCTCGGCCACATCTAGGGGAGAGAAGAAGATTCTACCGGTTGATAGATCCCCGGCTTGAAGGTCACTTCTCAATTAAAGGAGCCCAAAAAGCCACACAACTAGCTGCCCACTGCCTTAGTCGGGATCCAAAAGTCAGACCCCTAATGAGTGAAGTTGTTGAAGCCTTGAAACCTCTTCCAAACCTCAAGGACATGGCAAGCTCATCATATTATTTCCAGACCATGCAAGCTGATCGCATTGGATCCCCAAATACTAGAAATGGCACCCGAACACAGGGAGGATCCTTTTCAAGGAATGGGCAGCAGCAGAGGAGCCTTTCCATGAACGGTTTCCATGCTTCTCCATATCACCATCAGTATCCTCACCAATCGCCAAAACCCAGTGTTAAACCATAG